gattttttttttgcatttttatgtgcaCTGAGTGACAGTCTACATGCTCGTGTTCTTCCTTGTGTGCGTgttaacgtgtgtgtttgtacatgcgTTCGTCCTCGTGTGAATGATTACCtctcacctctgcagcagctaaCCGGCACGTTGGCTCTGGCTGTGTTCACGGCGGTTCTAGGGTCCCTGCAGTATGGCTACAGCCTTGGAGTCATCAATGCACCTCAGAAGGTAGGCTCTACTTCCATGCAAGCTTCACTCCCTCACTGGTTTGACTATTTGTTGCAGCATACTGATGTTTGCTTGCAAATCAGCAAATGTGAGTGAGCTTACTGGACCCTATGGCCATTAGTATAAGACAAGTGTAAGTTTTCTGGCGATAGGTGACAACAGacagtctttccctctctcaccgTCTAAACAACTTTCTCCACAAGTTCTTCCAAGTTTTCTTGTGCAGCCCATCTGAGAATTTTTTCATGGAAACCTTgcaagctgtctgaaattctcTTGTCAATAGTGAACAGCATTTTGAGTGTCTCTCCACCAAACACATGCTTTGTACAATGGCAGACAAGTCAGAATGTAGCTTGTGCCAACGTCTGTCTGTTCCAAGCTGCAGGAAGAGTTGGTACAACTGAATTCCCTGCAGACTGCACACTGAGGTGTTGTCTTGTTCCCATCCAGTTTTGTTCAGATAGCATTGTACTCTTTCACGGCCCTTGCAGACTTGGTCTTTCTATACAGACTACCATTGGTGAGGAAGTTATTTCTTCATTGGCCCCACTGAGGATTAAATGTCACACTGAGCAACTTGGAATGGAAGATCCGGAGGACAAGAGACATGCTTCCTTGTCTGTTGACAGCCATGTCTGAGTCGGCCAATCATTGTTcagaacagaaaacatacaGCAGCTGTGAATGTGATGTTCATCCCTGAGTCAGTGGCTGTCTGTCCCCTCCTGTGTCCAGTTCATGCTGCATTCACGTGCTCCTTGTTGTGAGGGAGTCCTTACGACTTCGGTGTGTTCATGAGCTTTAAAGCTGTAATGTGGAAACAGCATGGATGCCACAAAGATGTGTTGTAAATAACTTTGATAATTTAGGTCACTATGTGTGTATATAGTCTttgaagtgctttacaaaggcaactggacttgatCTTCTAGAGGACGGTTCACCTTTCACTCAAGAGGCcccttcagttctaactgactggtggggggTCCCGGGTGTTTATCCTGTTGCAGGATCCTTGACCCACCCAGCCATCATGTGAGTCGTTAGGGTCACTTGAGTCAGGTTGTGAATGGCTGTTAAGCTGCCTGGGGAGGGATCTCAGGACTGCGTTGTGAGTGGCTGATAGGTGGTGTTAaagaccacctcctctgttcagtgatggtgGTTCCAGTTGCTCTTTCAAAGTGGTCTTCCCTGGCCAAAATATGTATGTTATTGTCCTCAGATGAGGGTTCCTTGTCCTTAAGATGTAAGTGGACTACTGAGCTTTGACCTGAAGTGTTGGTCTGCTGACTGCAAAGTCAGCAACTCGCGCACCCTGACTCTCCGAGTTTTTGAATGCAGGGGAAATTATCAAAGCACTTCACCACTGTTCACCACTTTGTTCTTTAGCTTCTAATTATCATACTTACCTCAGCCCCTGTGGGAAATAAGGCCACAATAGCGACGTGTTGAGCCTCATTCCCAAAGCTGGCCAGCCATCTGTTTCACATCTGCTCCAGGTCGTTATTGGCCTTCCAGGGCTTCTTTCACCTGGAGGTGTCCACCTCAGCACAACCTTGAGCAGTTGCATCTGCCTTCgtttttctttatatttcaAAGGTTGTGATCTTGGTAGCGATGCCGTAAAGCCTCCTCAGGCATCCTCTGTGGAATGcctgaaggattttttttcatattaGCTTTGTTTTACCTCCAACATTCAGAACTGTTAGGGCACTGCATGTCAagcttgtctgtctttcttggTATGTTGTGATAGTTGGTGGTCCAGATCTTCAAACCGCCAACCAGCTTAATAGATTCAGAGTCCTGCTGTGTTCAACCAGACAGAACAAGGGGTCATTGGGTGCAGATGGTTCCTCATGATTGGTGGAGTGTTcgcatgtacagtacatttcaGTGGGGTAAGACAACTGGATGATCAGTTAAAATAGAATGAGGTTGTGGAAGGTATGGAAGACAAGTAGGCtcaaaaaatgacattaataataataataataatgataaactaCTTTTATTcatatagcacctttcaaaacgcagtgctttacaataaaaacagaaacacaagcacaatTACCAGAGAGCAGGGATTAATAGCTGGGAATAAAGCGGcgatttaaaatattttatagtTTGCAGCCCTGGTCTCCTCAGGCAGGTTGTTCCAAAGTCTAAGAGCCCTAATTGATGTGTTAACAAATGTATGAATCTGGACCTTGGAGCAACCAGGAGTAACGCATTCAAGGACCTCAGGGAGTGCAAAGTGTCATAGAGCAATGCAAGATCTGTGAAATAACTTGGGGCGAGGCCTATCAGGGATTTCTAAGTAATTAATAACAGCTTGATACAGTTCTGAAGACAACATGCAGCCGGTGTAGTGCAGCCAGGATCGGTGAAATGTGATCATGTTTCAGTCAAAATCCTGGCAGCAGAGTTTTGGATGAGCTGGAGGCTGGAAATAAGGTAATTTTTGCCTTTTCTCAGACTGCTGTCAGATACCACACGTTGAGAAAACACCAACATACTCACTGCAGCCCCTGATCTGCTGATATCACGGTGTCCAGCTACAGGACCTTGTAGTCACTGTGCAGACACGAGTGGCAGTTTCCTCAAAACAAGATATAAACACATCTGAAATTAGAAATATCTGAGTGGAGCCCAAAAATACACAGCCCACCATGAATGTTGCTGTGATTAAGAGTGATGGTGTGATTCAGATGATGAACACCTAATGTGCCACTTTGACTGTGATGCAAGcacacctctgtgtgtgcagctgtgattCTGATGGATGATGTATCAGCATGTCATGTGTTGTAGGTCATTGAAAAGCATTATGCGCGGTCCCTGGGGGTGTGGTCGGAGAGGGCGGCTGTCCTGTcagaaaacaccacagaagaagagttcTCCGAGGTGGGACAACACCCTTCCGTGGTCATATATTGGTCGTTGTCGGTGGCAATCTTCTCCATCGGTGGCATGGTGTCGTCCTTCCTGGTGGGATTTGTGGGAGACCTGAGAGGGAGGtgagaaaagaaagataaaataatAAGGACACAAGAGTGCAAGAATGAAAGATTGGTGGAAAAATGAACATCTGAGGAGGAAGTGACGGAGTGTGGAGGATGATAAGAGTGATGAGGGGAGAAACGGTGCACATGCATGTCTCCATCATCCAGCTTCTCTACATCTCCTGCCAcctttctatctctctctgccttACAGGGTAAAGGGCATGTTAATGATCAATGTCCTGGCTGTAGCTGCTGGACTGCTGATGGCTCTTTGCAAGCTTTGGAAACCTCACATCATGGTCATCGCTGGCCGCGCTGTTATGGGCTTTTATTGTGGTACAGTGAAGCACGCTGTGTGACCTTTGATTAATAACTGCTCATGAGTTATATACCATAGAAGAGTTAATTTGTCCTCATTATCTTCCCTCCATTATCTGTCTTAAATccaacagcaaatgtttgttcAAAGTCAGCGtgctcatgctgtgtgtgtttcagggctgTCATCCGGCCTCGTGCCCATGTACATTGGAGAGATTGCACCCAAGGCTTACAGGGGGGCTCTGGGAACATTACACCAGCTGGCTATTGTCACTGGCATCCTGATCAGCCAGGtgagctgcactcacacacacgcccacaccgACATCTTTGCTTGTCTGCATACTGAACGTGTAAcctaaactgtgtgtgtttgtgtgtgggtgtaggtGATAGGCCTGGACTTCATCCTTGGTAATGATGAGATGTGGCCCCTGTTGCTTGGTCTGTCTGGATCTCCGGCTGTATTACAATCCCTTATGCTGCCTCTGTGCCCCGAGAGTCCGCGGTACCTTTACATCCTGCTGGGCAAGGAGCAAGAGGCTCGGAAAAGTATaggaaatacacacagcagctctttatgtcaccctctttctctctgagtgAAGGATTTGAAAAGCTGCTAACAAGCCATTCATATAGACTCATGATAGATTCTTGCATCTGTCCCCCGTTGCTCCGTGTTTTGCTGCAGGTCTGCATCGTCTAAAGGGGGAGTATGATCCAACTCCTGATCTGGAAGagatgaggaaggagaaagaggaggcagacagggaggCCAGTGTCTCCATCCTGTCTTTGGTAGGTCTGTGAACAGGAAGAGGGTCACTTTGAGACATGATGTCACACCTACctgaatattctccagtgaGTTTTACTTTAACTCCACAACTTTGAAGAAGgggttttaaaataaaatagctGATAAACTCCCAAGGCCACCAAAAGCACTTGCATTAGGTTATTACAGGGCTGACATTCCTCCGCAGGGTGGACAAAGACGCTCTGAACCGTCCAAATTAGTCAGCAATCAAAGTGCACTGATGATCGCATGTAGTTGATCAATCATTAGCtaaaaaagtgattttaaatTGAGCCATCAGCCAATGCAAAACTCAAACCAGCACCTTGCCCCCACTATGACTGCAAGTTCCAGAGTCTGCTTTCCAGATCATCCCTCCAGGTGTTTGAACATGTATTAAAGATTACTGAATTAAAACACACTGAtccctgcagcagcaaaacacgTTAAAACACGAACACTTTTCATGTATAACAgcaaatataaaacaaacacGATGTTGTTTGAATTTACTTCAGCAGTCGTACTCAGAATACTTCGTTTATTTACTGATCCCGGGGGGGAAATTGGATGAGTTGCAGCAGCTTCCACTGTAGAacaagtaaaataaacaaaagaaatagGAAATAAGAAATATCTTATAGAGTATGCACTGTACTACAATTTAAATCAAACAACAAGAATAATAAAATACTAGAATACTAttactgctaataataataataataatgtagaataatgcagtataaatataaaaaacaatatACATAGGAATGCACTTAGCGACATCTATCATAAGTTAAACAGATATTTATGTGGATCGTAGCTGTGTGCTCTGGAGAACCATTGCAGTGACGATCATTTCCTGCTCTGTATCCTCCAAAGATCCGCTCCTCTGTGTACCGACAGCAGCTGATCGTCGCCCTCATGATGCATCTCTCCCAGCAGTTTTCTGGCATCAATGCGGTGAGCGGAAAATGAACTTCAGCTCgggctttttctgtctgtcattcgGTAAAGTTCAACTAAAATTAGAGTAACTTTGATGGCGTGATTAGATGACAGGAAGTGCACATCAGCGCTAATGTTTGACTtgagctttttgtttgtgtgcatgaaaatgcagcacaggagatctgtgttgctctgttgtgcaaacacaaaaaacttCCTTTATATTTAACTTTGCAACTACAGAAAATCTATAATTGTTTTGTCTTCAAGATTTTTTATTACTCTACGGCGATCTTCGCCCGGGCTGGTGTCAGTCAACCGGTCTACGCCACTATAGGAGTTGGCGCCATCAACATGATCTTCACTCTGGTGTCTGTGAGTGGCTTCACTGATgtgcaaaatacacacatttcttctacacacaaacacacacaggtgaacagTGCACTTTGTGTTCCAGGTTGCACTGGTGGACAAGGCTGGCAGGTGCACCCTGACTCTGGCAGGGCTGGGAGGGATGTGCAGCTGTGCCATCGCAATGACAGTGGGCCTCAAATTCCAGGTTTGTTCAGTCGGGTGTCAGAGTTTTCAGCAGCTTGAGCTGAGCTTCCGTCACTGCCCTGTTTTAGTGGCCTGCGATAGTTCACCTTGTTCTTCACCACCTGTATTAACCCATTGAGACAAAGGTGTTGAGCAGCTTCGCTCTTCCTAaaagctgtgctgctttcagcgTAACATCTACAGCTAGTTAGAGTGAAAGTTGTttgacatgcacacaaaaaaatcttaaccacttgctgtctttttctggagctttgcACTGCATCTCGTGAACCTCCTCATGCGTGTAGCTCAGCCTTACTTTTCTGAGCAGTTTTCATGCACTTTAAGTTCAGATTGCTATTCACTTCAGGCCCAGAAGACTATGCTATGAATAAAGGGCAAACGGGTATCACATAAAAAACTGTAAGcatttcatctttatttcaCTTGAAGGTGATGAAGCAAATTAGACAAAAGGTTCccggagagaaagaaaagtgatgGATGCTTCAGTTTTGCAAACTATTATTTATTAAAGAACAAGACAGTCAGATGCCTCCTGAGAGGGAGCTCAGAGCTCGTTCTCCTAAACTGAGTCTCCTCATTGATGTCCTCCTCCTTCCAGAGTGAATTCACATGGATGAGCTACGTCAGCATGTCGGCTATCTTCCTCTTCGTGAGTTTCTTTGAGATCGGTCCCGGTCCCATTCCCTGGTTCATAGTGGCTGAACTGTTCAGCCAGGGACCTCGGCCTGCGGCCATCGCCCTCGCCGGCTGCTGCAACTGGACCAGCAACTTCATCATAGGCATGACCTTTCCGTACATACAGGTAGGCACAAAGGACATGCATACTGTAAACTTGTGCAACACATGTTTGCATGCGGGTTGAAGTGACTTTGCTTCACCCACAGAAAATCAGCCACTCTGTCCCTCCTGACTCCttcttattttgtcttttttttccattttcaggcCGTACTGGACAGTTACGTGTTCATCCTGTTTGCCGTGCTGCTTTTCGGCTTCACTCTGTTTACTTACTTTCGTGTCCCAGAGACTAAGGGCAAAAGTTTTGAGGAGATTGCCGCTGAATTCCGCAAGGGGCACAAAAAGCCTGCACAGAGCCCCAAAGACGccgctgagctgcagcagctcaaaaTGTCCTCAGACGCTTGAGCATGTTTGAATacgtgtgcaagtgtgtgtccAGCCGTCAGTAttttaaaagtgtttgtgtac
This window of the Chaetodon auriga isolate fChaAug3 chromosome 14, fChaAug3.hap1, whole genome shotgun sequence genome carries:
- the slc2a2 gene encoding solute carrier family 2, facilitated glucose transporter member 2 isoform X2 yields the protein MEAGKLTGTLALAVFTAVLGSLQYGYSLGVINAPQKVIEKHYARSLGVWSERAAVLSENTTEEEFSEVGQHPSVVIYWSLSVAIFSIGGMVSSFLVGFVGDLRGRVKGMLMINVLAVAAGLLMALCKLWKPHIMVIAGRAVMGFYCGLSSGLVPMYIGEIAPKAYRGALGTLHQLAIVTGILISQVIGLDFILGNDEMWPLLLGLSGSPAVLQSLMLPLCPESPRYLYILLGKEQEARKSLHRLKGEYDPTPDLEEMRKEKEEADREASVSILSLIRSSVYRQQLIVALMMHLSQQFSGINAIFYYSTAIFARAGVSQPVYATIGVGAINMIFTLVSVALVDKAGRCTLTLAGLGGMCSCAIAMTVGLKFQSEFTWMSYVSMSAIFLFVSFFEIGPGPIPWFIVAELFSQGPRPAAIALAGCCNWTSNFIIGMTFPYIQAVLDSYVFILFAVLLFGFTLFTYFRVPETKGKSFEEIAAEFRKGHKKPAQSPKDAAELQQLKMSSDA
- the slc2a2 gene encoding solute carrier family 2, facilitated glucose transporter member 2 isoform X3, coding for MHLRRVKGMLMINVLAVAAGLLMALCKLWKPHIMVIAGRAVMGFYCGLSSGLVPMYIGEIAPKAYRGALGTLHQLAIVTGILISQVIGLDFILGNDEMWPLLLGLSGSPAVLQSLMLPLCPESPRYLYILLGKEQEARKSLHRLKGEYDPTPDLEEMRKEKEEADREASVSILSLIRSSVYRQQLIVALMMHLSQQFSGINAIFYYSTAIFARAGVSQPVYATIGVGAINMIFTLVSVALVDKAGRCTLTLAGLGGMCSCAIAMTVGLKFQSEFTWMSYVSMSAIFLFVSFFEIGPGPIPWFIVAELFSQGPRPAAIALAGCCNWTSNFIIGMTFPYIQAVLDSYVFILFAVLLFGFTLFTYFRVPETKGKSFEEIAAEFRKGHKKPAQSPKDAAELQQLKMSSDA
- the slc2a2 gene encoding solute carrier family 2, facilitated glucose transporter member 2 isoform X1, translated to MEAGKQLTGTLALAVFTAVLGSLQYGYSLGVINAPQKVIEKHYARSLGVWSERAAVLSENTTEEEFSEVGQHPSVVIYWSLSVAIFSIGGMVSSFLVGFVGDLRGRVKGMLMINVLAVAAGLLMALCKLWKPHIMVIAGRAVMGFYCGLSSGLVPMYIGEIAPKAYRGALGTLHQLAIVTGILISQVIGLDFILGNDEMWPLLLGLSGSPAVLQSLMLPLCPESPRYLYILLGKEQEARKSLHRLKGEYDPTPDLEEMRKEKEEADREASVSILSLIRSSVYRQQLIVALMMHLSQQFSGINAIFYYSTAIFARAGVSQPVYATIGVGAINMIFTLVSVALVDKAGRCTLTLAGLGGMCSCAIAMTVGLKFQSEFTWMSYVSMSAIFLFVSFFEIGPGPIPWFIVAELFSQGPRPAAIALAGCCNWTSNFIIGMTFPYIQAVLDSYVFILFAVLLFGFTLFTYFRVPETKGKSFEEIAAEFRKGHKKPAQSPKDAAELQQLKMSSDA